A region of Cucumis melo cultivar AY chromosome 2, USDA_Cmelo_AY_1.0, whole genome shotgun sequence DNA encodes the following proteins:
- the LOC103493963 gene encoding zinc finger protein BRUTUS-like At1g74770: MDGAAADSSDSSLHHDLPFTPPEAAEDHYYSDSGLFRVSLTEAPILLLIKFHRALRLEVADLRRVTLAAAESGGYGGEFVSGLIRRVEFLKLAYKYHCAAEDEVVFPALDLHTKNVISTYSLEHESLDGLFTSISKHCEDINGENKDISKPFQELIFCLGTIQTTICQHMIKEEQQVFPLLMKEFSAREQASLVWQFICSVPMILLEELLPWMMSFLPADQQSEVVNCIRDAVPNEKLLQEVIMSWLGSTEKPWRDVEVEDINLQSSQDQNGQSPVDSLHIWHGAIMKDLKEVLKCLFQVKSCTSTALSNLDTLLVQIKFLADVILFYRKASEKFFRPVFNQRSDICLTTSDQSFLSDGHIEGLQQLLQHGAQDTIPLSIFLEKLCWDMESFVMRVSKQFTFQETKVLPVIRKSCSHKTQQQLLYMSLRTLPLGLLKCIITWFSAHLSEEELRSVLQAKSEGDFRVNNALIALLHDWFRIGYSGKTSVEQFGQDLQKIFKTRSYVLHKQVEQMKEVAGISSLSSNAQIYKGENSEEMGLLSTNKDKSFMSNSSNNVSCAASVYGTSYSSGINLQIHFPGTVKVPCPYTKHLYEERPHSAFNQPKPIDLIFFFHKALKKELDYFVLGSAKLVEHVGILTEFRRRFQLVKFLYQIHTDAEDQIAFPALEKKGKFQNISYSYTIDHKLEVHQFSKISFILSEMSELHSSNFYVNADRKIFSHRQLCLELHDMCKSLHKSLSDHVDREEIELWPLFREFFTIDEQETLIGAIFGRTNAEILQDMIPWQMSYLTPSDQHDMMCMFHKVTRNTMFNEWLREWWEGYDHENVAAEVKTITPLLTSDPLEIISKYLSKEVTDVCEGNLFGKTVSSTQKEHQFHVTNADKTEVFSLNDEAKDFDGDQQNETFEESTKLVSHGIDRDADGITEHETEKERPDEGKKSSQNDHLLTISQEELEAVIRRVSRDSSLDSKSKSHLIQNLLMSRWIAKHHSQVEINNITSENQGYAGQYPSYRDSLKKEFGCKHYKRNCKLLAPCCNQLYTCIHCHDEATDHSLDRKTITKMMCMNCLVVQPIGKTCLTLSCGDLSMGKYFCKICKLFDDSRDIYHCPYCNLCRVGKGLGIDYFHCMNCNACMSRALSVHICREKCLEDNCPICHEYIFTSTLPVKSLPCGHLMHSACFQEYTYTHYTCPICSKSLGDMQVYFEMLDALLAEEKIPEEYSGKTQVILCNDCEKRGTAPFHWLYHKCSYCGSYNTRVL, translated from the exons ATGGACGGCGCCGCCGCCGATTCTTCTGATTCTTCCCTTCATCATGATTTGCCTTTCACGCCGCCGGAAGCGGCGGAGGATCATTACTATTCCGATTCAGGACTGTTTCGTGTTTCCTTGACGGAGGCTCCGATTCTCCTGCTTATTAAATTTCACCGAGCACTGCGATTGGAGGTTGCGGATTTGCGGCGCGTGACGTTGGCGGCGGCCGAGAGTGGGGGTTACGGCGGCGAGTTTGTGTCGGGATTGATTCGGAGAGTTGAGTTTCTGAAACTTGCTTATAAGTATCATTGCGCTGCCGAGGATGAG GTTGTATTCCCAGCTCTTGATCTACATACAAAAAATGTCATCTCCACATATTCTTTGGAGCATGAGAGCTTGGATGGCCTCTTCACTTCCATTTCTAAACACTGTGAAGACATCAATGGAGAAAACAAAGATATCTCCAAGCCATTTCAAGAACTGATTTTCTGTTTAGGCACCATTCAAACCACCATTTGCCAGCATATGATCAAAGAAGAACAACAG GTTTTTCCATTGCTGATGAAGGAATTCTCTGCAAGAGAACAGGCGTCGCTTGTGTGGCAATTCATCTGTAGTGTACCAATGATACTATTGGAGGAGCTTTTGCCATGGATGATGTCTTTTCTTCCAGCAGATCAGCAATCAGAAGTTGTAAACTGTATAAGAGATGCAGTGCCGAACGAGAAACTTCTGCAAGAG GTGATAATGTCTTGGCTTGGCAGCACTGAGAAACCTTGGAGAGATGTAGAAGTAGAAGATATAAATTTACAATCATCTCAAGATCAAAATGGACAGAGCCCTGTTGATAGCCTTCATATTTGGCATGGTGCCATAATGAAGGATCTAAAGGAAGTATTGAAATGCCTATTTCAAGTCAAGAGTTGCACTTCAACAGCACTTTCTAACCTTGATACCTTACTTGTCCAAATAAAGTTCTTGGCTGATGTAATTTTATTTTACAG AAAGGCATCAGAGAAATTCTTTCGTCCTGTGTTCAATCAACGATCTGACATCTGCTTAACCACCTCTGACCAATCATTTCTTAGTGACGGTCATATTGAAGGCTTACAGCAGTTGCTACAGCATGGTGCTCAAGATACTATACCTTTGAGTATCTTTTTGGAAAAATTGTGCTGGGACATGGAGTCGTTTGTGATGCGAGTCAGCAAACAGTTCACTTTTCAAGAAACAAAG GTGCTTCCAGTGATTAGAAAGAGCTGCAGCCATAAAACACAGCAACAACTCCTGTATATGAGCCTCCGAACCTTACCGCTTGGACTCTTGAAGTGTATAATTACTTGGTTTTCAGCTCACTTATCTGAGGAAGAATTGAGATCTGTACTTCAGGCCAAATCAGAGGGAGATTTTCGGGTTAACAATGCACTTATCGCCCTCTTGCATGACTGGTTTCGAATTGGCTACTCAGGAAAAACCTCGGTAGAACAATTTGGACAAGATTTGCAAAAAATTTTCAAGACTAGAAGCTATGTTTTGCATAAACAGGTGGAACAAATGAAAGAAGTGGCTGGAATTTCATCGTTGAGCTCAAATGCTCAAATTTATAAGGGGGAAAACTCTGAGGAAATGGGATTACTTTCTACCAACAAGGATAAGAGCTTCATGTCAAATTCTTCAAATAATGTTTCTTGCGCTGCTTCTGTTTATGGAACATCTTATTCTAGTGGAATCAATCTGCAAATACATTTTCCAGGAACAGTGAAGGTACCATGTCCGTATACTAAACATCTTTATGAAGAACGCCCACATTCTGCTTTTAATCAGCCAAAACCAATAGACCTCATTTTCTTCTTCCACAAAGCTCTCAAGAAAGAATTGGATTACTTTGTTCTTGGTTCAGCTAAACTGGTTGAACATGTTGGAATCTTGACAGAGTTTAGACGGCGGTTCCAATTGGTGAAATTTTTATATCAGATCCATACGGATGCCGAAGACCAGATTGCTTTTCCAGCTTTGGAGAAGAAGGGAAAGTTCCAAAACATTAGCTACTCCTACACTATTGATCATAAACTGGAAGTACACCAATTCAGTAAAATATCCTTCATTCTTAGTGAAATGTCTGAATTGCACTCTTCAAATTTTTATGTGAATGCTGATAGGAAAATATTTAGTCACCGGCAGCTCTGTTTGGAACTGCATGATATGTGCAAATCTTTGCACAAGTCTCTTTCTGACCACGTTGATCGTGAAGAAATTGAGCTTTGGCCCTTGTTCAGAGAATTCTTCACGATTGATGAACAAGAAACACTAATTGGAGCAATATTTGGCAGAACAAATGCTGAAATATTGCAAGATATGATACCTTGGCAAATGTCATATTTAACACCTTCTGATCAACATGACATGATGTGTATGTTCCACAAGGTAACAAGAAATACCATGTTCAATGAATGGTTAAGAGAGTGGTGGGAAGGTTATGACCATGAGAATGTGGCAGCTGAGGTGAAAACTATTACTCCCTTACTGACTTCAGATCCTTTGGAAATCATCTCCAAATATTTATCCAAGGAAGTAACAGATGTATGTGAAGGAAATCTTTTTGGAAAAACCGTCAGCTCAACACAGAAGGAACATCAATTTCATGTTACCAATGCTGACAAGACAGAAGTGTTCAGTTTGAATGATGAAGCAAAAGATTTCGATGGCGACCAACAAAATGAAACGTTTGAAGAATCCACAAAACTTGTTTCTCATGGGATTGATAGGGATGCTGATGGTATCACAGAACATGAGACAGAAAAAGAACGACCTGATGAAGGTAAGAAATCAAGCCAAAATGATCACCTTCTTACAATTAGTCAAGAAGAACTAGAGGCTGTAATAAGAAGGGTATCAAGAGACTCATCCTTAGATTCCAAAAGTAAATCCCATTTGATACAGAATTTGCTAATGAG CCGTTGGATTGCAAAGCACCATTCCCAAGTAGAGATAAACAACATTACATCAGAAAACCAAGGATATGCAGGTCAGTATCCATCTTATAGGGATTCCTTGAAGAAAGAATTTGGCTGCAAACATTACAAAAGAAACTGCAAGCTTCTAGCTCCGTGTTGCAACCAACTATATACATGCATACATTGTCATGACGAGGCTACCGATCACTCATTGGATAG AAAAACCATCACAAAGATGATGTGTATGAACTGCTTGGTAGTTCAGCCCATTGGAAAGACATGTTTAACTCTCTCTTGTGGTGATTTATCCATGGGAAAATACTTCTGCAAGATCTGCAAACTATTTGATGATTCAAG AGATATCTATCACTGTCCATACTGCAACCTATGTCGAGTCGGGAAGGGATTGGGCATTGATTACTTCCATTGCATGAACTGCAATGCCTGTATGTCTCGTGCACTCTCAGTTCATATATGCAGAGAGAAATGCCTAGAAGACAACTGCCCTATTTGCCATGAATACATCTTCACTTCCACCCTTCCAGTCAAGTCCCTTCCATGTGGCCATTTGATGCATTCAGCATGTTTTCAG GAATACACCTACACTCATTATACCTGCCCTATCTGCAGCAAGTCGCTAGGAGACATGCAG GTTTACTTTGAGATGTTGGATGCATTGTTGGCTGAAGAGAAAATTCCAGAAGAGTATTCTGGAAAAACTCAG GTCATATTGTGTAATGACTGCGAGAAGCGTGGAACGGCACCGTTCCACTGGTTGTACCATAAATGTTCCTATTGTGGTTCATATAATACTAGGGTTTTGTAA